Below is a window of Malania oleifera isolate guangnan ecotype guangnan chromosome 1, ASM2987363v1, whole genome shotgun sequence DNA.
CAGGGGAATGTTAatgcttgatatatattgttggcccacaacctaactgtttaagcttttgggtaaaGTGGTAGTTTTAACACACGGGTCCCAGGATAGGgatttggctctgataccatgttagattaccacttcttttaaaagcttaagctattaggttgtgggccaacaatgtgtatcaagctTTTTAACAGTCGCAATATGTTAAAATATCAATCCCgaatatttttgtaaataaaatacaaattaggaaagtgggtaattatgggggatttgatattattcaatgggaaattatttccttgtttagaataggtaattgtattatatattggattgtacatatgaacaaaataataaagaaaatatttttcaatcgtttcttctttcatggtatcagagctagggtttcttaaacCTACCTAAACGATGGCTAACAGCAGTGGTTCTACCTCCTGTGCAAACATCACCGGTGACTCAGGGTGGGGGTATGAATGAACTGGATAACACAAtctttccactctcattggaaaaactaaacagaaaaaatttccgtgaatgggctcagtccatgaaactggtgattgagggaaaagggaAGCTTGGTTATCTTACCGATGAGCGGAGGAAACCAGACCCTTCCGACGTTGtagccttgcaaagatggagATCCGAAAATTCCATGGTCACGGCTTGGCTCATCAACTCGATGCAACCATCAGTCGGAAAAATTTACTTGTTCTTGCCGACGGCGAAGGAAGTCTGGGAAGCCATACGTGAGACGTACTCCGATGTCGAAAGCTATTCACAAATCTTCAacatcaagacccgattgtggcagatgaggcaaggtgagagaggTGTTACCGaatatttcatggagatgactcatctctggaaggagctcgatctgagcatcaacgaggagtgggagtgctccggcgacagcacgcgataccgaaggaggctcgaaaacgagagggtcttcgagtttcttgcCAACCTGAATCGAGAGCTCGAAGACGTGAGGGGACAGATCCTTAGCCGGCGACCTCTCCCTTCAACTCGAGAAGTCTTCGTAGAGGTCAGGAGGCAAGAGAACAAGAGGCGGGTGATGCTGCGGCCTCAAACTGAATCCGCAGGGTTGGACCCTCCTGTACCTGTATccgcccaaaaattagatgggctaCACTCTGGGCCGGATGCCTCAGCTCTTGTATTAAAAGGCCCAGGGGGACCTAGTCAACGGGTcgcaaagaggaaaaatatggtgtgaaCATTGTCGAAAAAcaggtcattcaaaaaatacttgctgggagattcatggaaaactgGCAGATTGGAAACcaagacaataccaaaaaaatcgtgggtaccaggccAGCACTGACAGATCAACTGAAAGATCACAAGGAGAGAACAACAATACCCCGTCTAGCAATGCATTCAGTCCTGAACAATTGGatcaattatataagatgatttcatcaatgcaaacatcgggtctgtcttcctctggttccctggctcaccgaggtaatcATCTGTCAActttaaaaaccacatcttgttacaaatgtccgtggataattgattcgggtgcatccgatcatatgactggttcttatcaatatttttcatcctactcaccatatgccGGGAATTTGGGGTAAAAATTGTAGATGGCTCTCTCTCACCAAttgctggaaaaggaagtattcaCATATCTAATTCCTTAACTTTACAATCGgtcttacatgtccccaagttatcttgcaatctattatctatcagtcagttaacaaaagactcgaattgttccgctaaatttgtttcctctcattgtgtttttcaagacctatcattggggaagacgattggcactgctaaagcgtatgagagactctactactttgaggaggcaagtttgagtgaactatgtaatactgcaatttttgattctgcatctacttctagaaatagtgaacttttgttatgacattcacggatgggtcatcccaattttcaatatttaaaacgtttgtttccttctctttgttcaaataaaatggcttctaagtttcaatgtgaagtatgtgagcttgctaaacatcgtcgtactttttttccatcatccatatacaaaccatctcgcccatttgctatgtttcacagtgatgtatggggtccctcacgtttcctaaatcgcaccaatacaaaatggtttgtgacctttatagatgaccatactcgtctttgttgggtctccttactgaaagacaaaactgaagtccgctccattttcatcaattttcataccatgattcatacacagttctaGACTCATATTTAGATCCTACaaactgataatggtacggaatattttaataccatcctgggaacttatcttcaagataatgggattgttcatcaaagttcttgtgtggatacccctcaacaaaatggggttgttgaacgaaaaaatagacatatacttgaagtagccagggcattaatgtttactacccacatgaaacattatttttggggcgatgccatcttaacagccacacatctcattaatcgaatgccaagtcgaGCACTCTCATTTCTCACCCCTCTTCAGAAATTTCAGgaacactttcctacctctcgactcccttCCAGTCTCCCACTGAAAATTTTTTGTTGTACTACTTTTGTTGATGTCCTTGCACACCATCatgataaattggatcctcgtgccattaaatgtgtcttccttggttattcacctacccaaaaaggctacaaatgctatgatctggtctcaaaacgactgttcgttagtcttgatgtcactttctttgaaaccactccttatttcccaaagccctctcttcaaggggagaaatggagtgaagatcggttctttgatccttttactaCTGAATCTGCGGTTACTCCAGTTACtccattccctgacccatctattaagtcttccattgcattacttcccgacttgccaaacacaactaaacacttaccctcagggggagatgcaggagaGCAAAACAATGCAGACATgctggtttactcaagaaagccgaaaacaaaggaAAGGGAGAATCTCaaacctgaggcaccaagagcgttggaaccggtgatggaTCCGAATAATCATGAGCCCTTGCCTTACCCCGATCTGGCAATTGAGTCTTCCTCTGATAATTCTGCACCCGATGATATCAATTTACCGATTGCAATTAGAAAACAAaacaggtcatgtactcaataccctTGGTCGAAATACaagtcttataaaagcttgtctacatgatatcgtgcgtttgtctctaatcttgataggatgaaaatgccaaaaaacatttaggaagctctagaaatatcagaatggagagaggcagtcatggaagaaatgcgagccttagaaaaaaatggaacttggaagttgacagatctaccgaaagggaagaagccagtgggttgtaaatgggtcttcacagtgaaatgtaaatatgatggaacagttgaaagatataaggctagacttgttgcaaaaggctttacacagacctacgacattgactatactgagacatttgcaccagtggcaaacttaaatacagttcgggttctcttgtctctggcagccaatttagattggccactacaacaacttgatattaaaaatgctttcttaaatggagaattagaagaggaagtttacatgattataccaccaggattcagtagACCAGGTGAAAAAAACAAagtgtgtaaactaaagaaatcgttatatggcctcaaacaatctcctagagcgtgGTTTGACAGATTCacaaaggtactaaagaatcaagggtatcgacaagggcaattagactatacactattcttccaacagtctgaaggaggtaagagaacaattctaatagtgtatgttgatgatataatccttactggtgatgatactgtagaaatggagagattgaagaaggttctggctactgaatttgaagttaaagacttgggacagatgtggtattttttgggcatggaagtggcaagaacgaAAAAGGGAATAAGTGTTTCTTAGCGAAAGTATGTTACCGACATCctagttgaaactggcatgctaggatgcaaacccagcgaaaccccgatagaaacagtaaagagggttgaagattgtggaaaaccagtagaaaaggagaggtatcagagattggttggcaagctgatctacctatcacataccagaccagatattgcatttgcagttagtgtagtaagtcaacacatgcattcaccaaaggaagttcacttagatgctgtatacaagatccttagatatctcaagggatccccgggaagaggactcttctttaagaaatatgaaagcaaggaagtagagatctttacagatgcaaattgggcaggatcaatggaagatagaaggtccaccacaggataTTTTACATTCGTCCAGGGAATTctcgtaacttggagaagcaaaaaacagaatgtggtggctcgaaatagtgctgaagctgaattcagggcagtcgctcaagggatttgtgaaggattgtggttacgaaaaTTATTGGAGGAATTACGGGTACCGGTGAACCTTTCTATCGaactctacagtgacaataaggcagctattagcatctctcttaatctagttcaacatgacaggactaaacatgtggaggtagacatgcacttcatcaaagaaaaaattgaagaaggaattatatgtatgacttatgtaccaaccaaggaacaaactgcagatattctcactaaagggttgggagaacagagctttgatgatcttattagcaagttggagattattaatatttatgatccaacttgagggggagtgttaaaatatcagtcccgaatatctttgtaaataaaatacaaattaggaaagtgggtaattatgggggatttgatattattcaataggAAATTATTACCTTGTTTAGAAaggtaattgtattatatattggattgtacatatgaacaaaataataaagaaaatatttttcaatcgtttcttctttcaCAATACCTCAATGCTGATCTGTTTGCTctggtttttaaaaataaaaaataaaaataaatatagtaGCACTCATGCATCATAATTTCTACTTCAGGAGCAGAATGTCCATCTTGAATTTTTGACAAAAGAGTTCAATTTCCAATGGTGTTTTTTCAGGCAGTGCAGCTTGGAAGTTGTGAGCGACTCATTGCTTTCTGTGAGGCTGTACAGAGATGTTCTCCAGTAGGTTCTTTCACCAAACCAGTTGCTGGTTCAACTCCTGGATATGCATCAGAGGTTTGCCCATATCTAGTTCTGTGTTTAACTGTATAATGTTGAATATTAATTTTCTGGCATTAGGTTTCTTACATAAATATTGAAAATGGAAATTATCAACGTAAGGGTTATCTTATAAATTTTCTGGCATTAGGTTTGTTGCATGATGGTTGAAAATGTAAATTGTCAACGCAGGGTTTACTCCTTCAACAATGACCAGCCCTAATTGTGGTGAGCTGCAAAATAGCTTATTAAAGTAAATGGCTTGTGAATCTAAGTTGCATGGaaggtcctttttttttttttttttcgggtagAAAAAGATTTTGttaagaaagagaagaaagaaatgcaatcaaaagaagggtaagcAGTCCTCCAAAGAAGAAGAACCtaaaaggaatgaaatgaaaatttggaTGAGAAGCATGACAAAATCAGGTGATGAATTTTATTCCATTCCACTCCTACATACTCAAATGTGTAGTAAATGTCTAAAACACTTCTTCACCCCCTTAACATCATAATTAATTGAACACTTTAAATTAGCCAACTCATGAGCCCTTTCTTTCAAGTTACTCTTATGACCATCCAACTTCTTGTTCTCCCTGTCAGACAAGCACAACCCATCTTATCCACcagttcttgagcttcaatattcttctCATTGACCTGCTTCTCAGGAGCGATGGTGGTGGGTAAAATGTCATCCCTTTTAATGGTGATGTTTGCTGTTGATAACCACCCTATCATCCTCAAAAATAGAAACAACCTCCTGAATCATCTAAAGGAGATAGTGATACATGTGGAACATCACCTGGATCATCGAAAAAATCCAATTCATGCCCCTACTGCTCACAACATCCAATAAGCCTATCAAACTCATCAccctattttttaatttttgatcaagCAACCAACTCACAATCCATTTCTCCCGAATCACCCCTCAAAAAAATAGTTGGGGTCCTCCCTAATAGAAAAACTACCATCATTTTTTCTCATTAAAAGAATTGTGAGGTACTCTGCTCTGGATTAAGTTGTTTAATCTCCAAAGTGTTGTGCAATTTGAACCGGCCTGTATAGTCTTACAATGACTAGACCCAGTGATGTAGAACAAGTATTGGAATtcagaaatagagagagaattgagagaattagggGAGAGAACTACAAGAAGAACAGAAGAAGAAAGAGGCAACAGGACAAAACCAGAACAGAGGAAGAGGATGACAGAATAGAGTAAGAGAGACACAGACTATAGAAGGGCAGAATGGAACTGAGATGGGGGAGGAAGAATAAGAAGATGCTGAAGGAGAACCTGTGGAAGAGAGAGAGGGTAACTGCAGCAATTCAGATTTCAAAACGATTGACTGTACAAAACAAAAACTTACATATCCAGCACTTATACCCACTATTACTAACACACATTTAAAAATTACCCCAACTAAATGCGTAATTAAAAAATAGCTCTAAAGTACTAAAAATACACAAATAAATGCAAAGTAACTGAACttctaaaatgtttaaatttacTAATTTTAAACATAATCCTTGATTTATAAATCTTCAAACAAAATATGATCACCTAGAATAATTTGCAAGCGATCCTCCATCACCCAGTCAAAAATGCATGATTGCCAGCATGGTTTCCAGTACTGTCTAGGCTCGTTTTCACTGCTATAATTTGCCTTTGGAACATTAATATCTTTCAGCATTGGAAAAGTCACCAGTAGCTGTAAATCTCCTTTACTGCTATGACACCCCTGACCCAAAAATAAGAACCCTTTGTCAGGAATCTCCTTGCTTGTGAGATGGCCACTGACTGGAGAAGAATACGAAACTCTTGCCATCCATGTTACCTTCCACCAGACAGGAAGCCTTCACCTGAGCTGGAGACAGAACCAACCCACATTTCTTCTACTTCTAACTTTTGGGTAAGTTTAAGAAACTAGAATATGCTTTGTTACAACTATTTTTTGTTTTGAGGAAGGTTGTCATAATAAGGCTTGACAGATTCAGAAAGGATTCAAGGGAGGTGGCTCCTTGCAGAAATTAGGACAGCAGTTATTTGAAGGGCTTGTTTTTTTCTTGAGACAGCCGTACACATAAGAGGTGGGGAAAGCTGTTTTACTACCATTTTCCTTGACTTCCCAATCACCCTCAAACGGGAGGgttggtttttttgtttttggcattttttttctTGGTTTTATTTTTCCAAGAATTAGACGGAGTGCAAGGAATATGAGGCAATTGGTCCATGAATAGAAACTCTCGTTATTTTTGGTTAATGGAATGGAATGGAGTAGGacaggaatggaatgaaaatttgagtGAAGAGAATGGCATAATCAGATAAATTCTGTTTTGTTCCTCCCTGGTTCCATTCCATTCCTATGTACCAAACAGAGGCCATGAGAATAATAAATTCAAATTCTTCCTTGATTAAAGGCAGTGGTTACCTTTTTGCAAGTCCTCAATGCGTAGCCCCAAAGCAGGATTCAGTTTCACATCAAGGACCGCGGCATAGGAAAATTTCCTCAAACACACCATTTGATTTTCCCTGTATAACTCTCCAGTTTTGATCCtttatttttttgtgtatttGCATGCATAATTTTCCCTTTTATTATTGTGTATTTTTGAATGATAAATCTTAGAATGAATGGTAATTAATCACTTGTTTTCTAAAGCTAAGTGTAAGCCTGAATGAGCCGTTTCTTATTGTTAAGGTGATTTTTGCCGATGGAACATTCATTGATGGGAGTACGAGTGAGCTCTCATGCGATGGTCCACTTAGGAAGCCATTTTGCGTGTTCTGCCAGGTGTGTGCTTGCTTCATGGCACTTAGCTGATGGAAGCTTAAATCATATTTGCTAATATAGTCATCAGAAAGAAATGCAAGCTCAACATACAAGTATCTTAGATTCATGGGCTGCCAAGAGAACATCTTAGGAAGCAGTTAAGTCTATTTAATGTAGCTAACTCCGAATtacattttcatttgaattttccAATGCAGGGCGGGACCCATTGGACTCAGTGGGGACTTGTTTTAGGAGAGGTCTTGAAGTCAATATAGTCAGAAACTAATTAACAGTAACAAGGAACTAGGTGTTGCATCGTTGTTCTTCTGATAGCATCATTGTTCTTTACCAGTCTCCCTGGAGTTTCAGTTGAGCTGCCGAGTTGAGAAGCATTTGTGTAAAATTGCCCATTGATGTTTAGGTGGCAGCAATGCAATTAAAATTTGATCTTAGGGTAATGACAGGTCTGATTAGGGATTACTATTGCATCTTTGTCTTGTTGATTTCCTTGCatgcaattaaaattttaaagcaaatgTTATTTTTTCCCAGCAAAAAATGATCTATATGTCATATTTTGAAGGACCATGTTAGAGAAAGGCTTAAGCCCCTTTGGAGCTTGGAAAATGtgagggaaagaaaagaaaaatataaatgaaaccaatttctcatgtttggttatcaagaaaattgaataagaaaataaaaaaaaaattaaatcaatgaataaaaatttgattttatgttccattcatgtttattttttcttaatttttaattataagaaTAAACTTTAATTTTAATAGTATTTGTTATTGaggaaaaaatataatgaaagaTGAGTTTCCTCTCATTTCCCTTTTCTCTGATGTAAATTTTGAGTCCTACTGATTTGATAATAGGCATGTTCCTGGCTTAATTCTGTGCCTGTCTCAGCAGGTTAGGAATGCAGCTGCTATTGAAGTTGAAGAGAAATGAAAAATTTTGGATGTAAATTTTGGATTTACAATTTGGCAATCTCATGATTAACTCAccaaaatacaaatttaaaatgcCACATTACTTATCTCACTTATCTGAAGAAAAAACTATATTTATGTGCAATAGTTATTTCATTTATCTCCTATTTTATATCacaacttaattaaaaaataccCATATCAATACAGGATATAAATATGACATGATAATGACATAATAAtacgattttttttttaataaaaaggtCTACAAACACAGTAAGGATATCCAAATtaatatatatgtacacacaaaCGTTTTTCCTTAAGATGACAAAGACTCTGGAAATGttgatttaaaatgaaatataagtATACAAAATTATAAATTGCACATTTTATATATCCTTGTACAATCATCAACATACAATACTAATATTGATccaacaacaaaaaaacaaaaaaattacccACTCAAGTGCAGTGCATGACTCATCAAaggtttttttcattttttggccGGGTGGTAGTGCTAGCGCTCCAAGGGTAGGGAAGCCTGAAATATCCCTCAAAATAGAGAACGGCGGGAAGGATTTTCTGCGGCGCAGCGGTTTTTCCATACAACTTAGCTGCCCGGCGCTGCTATTGGCATAACAATAGGTTGGCCCAACTTAGTCCTCTTGATCTCCATTCGGGTATCATCCGCAGGGGAACGAACTACTTCAATGATGGGAACAACCTTAGCACTTCGGCGTTCCAATGAAAAACAGTTCTCCGATTTACTATGTTTAGAATAGTAGTTGACCCCTCGGGAGTTACCTAAGTCAACCATTCATGTTATGTTTGCATAGGGATTGAGATGAGAAAtgaatgaaattaatttttgagtggaaaatatgattaaattaagttataaatttaatttcattcTTATATAAATATGCAATCAATGTAAAGACCATCTTGACTTTTagtctttctatatatatttttttggagagCAAGAGGGGTGTGTGGGTCttgttaattaaataaaaaaaaaaaaaaaactaaacgtAATGTTTTAGTGAAAGAAATGTCTCAAAAATATCCTTTGCTATGTGAGGAAGTGTCCATGATTTTTCTAtcatattcaaaaataaaaataaattaattaatttctaaGATGGATTTATTTGTCAAGACGTGTGAAACAATTACACTTGGGCCTTTCAGAAATAACCATGTTTTGTAGATTGAATTTTGTAATTGAATTATAAATTACCAGATATGTTAAATGCATAATTCTTTTTGGTCCATGTTAATACATAATCCGTTTAAGACTTTCATTTAAAACAAATGAATTATATGTCAATCTCATGAACTATTTTTCCTGTCCGCAAATAATCCTCCCAGTTTTCCTCGCGACCACACGATACGCTTTTCCCAATGACTGCAAACGAAAAACTTCAGAGAGAGTTCTTGGAAAGAAACTTGAAGTCTTGCAGCTGAAAAAAGAGCCATGCATCCCCTATGAGTATAAACAACGAAAAACCTTTCTAGAGCTGGCATCTTTCCTATGTCAACACTTCTGCAAATCTCCATTAATTTCTCCGCCGCTCTCAGCGGTTTGCATGACGACCCATGTAAAAAAACGCAATGCTGTTTTGGGTGGAAGCTGCTTCAACCCGTTAACTGTTACTACTCACTCTTGCGAACAAAGATGGGCTGTGTTCCTGAAAATGGGCTCGCAGTGGCAGAGGGGGGTTTCGGAGAGAGATGGTCTTTCATGGGGTTGGGCGGGAGCAGGGGCGTAGGTGGGATTTTGAGCAGAAAGGAGGAGTGCAGGAGAAAGAAGAGGGGGGTTGTAGTTAGATTTAAGCAGGGGTTTGGGCTTaatggaggaggaggaggaggaggaggcggcGGCGGCGGTGGGAGAGATAACAGTGCTAATGCAAGGCTCTTGGGTAATCTTGCTTTGGCTATTGGCCTCACTTATCTCTCCATGACTGGCCAGCTTGGTTGGGTTTTGGATGCAATTGTTTCCATTTGggtaatttctctctctctctctctctctctctctctctctctctctctctctctctctctctctctctctctctctcgtgatGTGGGTCATTATATTTTGGGTTGTACCGTTCTGTGTCCTTCATTTATTTGTCATGCTGAACATCAGAAGAAGTGGAGGAGCCCATGGGGTGTTTGATGATTTTACCTTAATTTTGATATGTTCTTCCAACTTTAAAGCTTTGCTtagtgagatttttgaaattcttaattttttatcTCATAGTTCATTGATACACTGAGACCTGCACATTCGGAATGCGACATGATGTGCCATGCCATCTTATATTTAATTTTCGTGTGGGCTGTACTTCTTTGATGCTTTGACTAGTCTTTGAAGCAACTGCCGGTCGATGTTTAGTAATCTTGAGGATTAATTTGCCCCGAGTTTTGTCATTTCCCCCTATAACTTGATTGCCCTGCATTGGCTAACTGTGTGCCAGCAGCTGCAATAATGTTACTTGGCGTACTGGTGCTTATTCATATCCAATATACTTCAGAAAACTTTTGAATTTCTTaatcgtttttttttttgtctgaTTAATTGCGAATGTTCAATATTTCTTTTTCCTTCAATTTGTTTTCATATTGGGCATGTTTAACAGAGTATAATTAATATCCTCATGTGATGCCCTCCCCCAAACATTCAGTTTAGGCGATATTTATCCTTCTCTGCCACCATTTTCTCATTGTATCTCCATTCTTGTCCTCATTCTCTACAATGGATTGTCTCACGCACACGCATACACATGCATGTTTGGACATTTGGAGACATTTCATGGATAAGTTGTCGTGGTATAGTGAGACTGGAACAGTCCACCTGTGTGCAATTTATGTTAAGAGGCCTTTTCTGATGGCCCCATGTGGACTGGTGCCAATTTATGTATTTGAATCATTGGTTGACATTTCTTTGCTATCAGCTTCTTGCAGTGCTTCTGccaattttgggtttaggagcTTTTCTATGGTGGGCTGGAAGGGATATAATTCAAAGCAGTGTGAGGCTTCTTTAATTCAAGTTATGTAGTTGCTACTAAAAATATGTTGTTCAGTTGTTCTTGAGTATACATGTAAGCATTTTTGCGCAGAAAAATTATAATTTGAGTGCTTATCTTATGTCTCTAGCCAATAGTTTATACTGGCATGATGATGGAATATTAAGTGGTCTTTCCCCTTTTTGGAATTTTGTATTTTCACGTTGTGTTAATGTGCCTTTTGGTGGTGGTGCTTGCTTTGACTAGTTCAACATTATATCGGAATTATTGAAAATAGTAATCTTGTGAAGGTGCATGCTAAGGAACAACATATACCGAAAGCAAGTGTAACTGAAATTAGAATGTTGAGTTGCATAGGTTATGAGTATACAACCTTGAAAGATAATGTACGGAAAAAAAGAAAACACTTGTAGTAAGTTAGGAGTGGCTGTGCAGAAGATAAGCATAAATGAAGGGCAATTAAGATTTAATATGGTTTAGGATCTTGAAATGTAGATCAAATAGTAATTGATTTGAAAGAGCGATTTAATTAATGTTTCAAGGATGTAGGACTCGGTGGGAGGGAAAGGGGTAGAGCTAGGGCAACATTAATTG
It encodes the following:
- the LOC131144017 gene encoding uncharacterized protein LOC131144017 isoform X1, whose protein sequence is MSTLLQISINFSAALSGLHDDPCKKTQCCFGWKLLQPVNCYYSLLRTKMGCVPENGLAVAEGGFGERWSFMGLGGSRGVGGILSRKEECRRKKRGVVVRFKQGFGLNGGGGGGGGGGGGGRDNSANARLLGNLALAIGLTYLSMTGQLGWVLDAIVSIWLLAVLLPILGLGAFLWWAGRDIIQSSLIELPSHYLVYMQCPNCGNNFQIFNVICYRSSLNDELQLCPFCSQPFSVVGNKFVKDSTNFSNQSSTFGQMFNDFSPHTKKGKDSSAAVVDVEADIKDAD
- the LOC131144017 gene encoding uncharacterized protein LOC131144017 isoform X2, whose translation is MSTLLQISINFSAALSGLHDDPCKKTQCCFGWKLLQPVNCYYSLLRTKMGCVPENGLAVAEGGFGERWSFMGLGGSRGVGGILSRKEECRRKKRGVVVRFKQGFGLNGGGGGGGGGGGGGRDNSANARLLGNLALAIGLTYLSMTGQLGWVLDAIVSIWLLAVLLPILGLGAFLWWAGRDIIQSSLIELPSHYLVYMQCPNCGNNFQIFKSSLNDELQLCPFCSQPFSVVGNKFVKDSTNFSNQSSTFGQMFNDFSPHTKKGKDSSAAVVDVEADIKDAD
- the LOC131144017 gene encoding uncharacterized protein LOC131144017 isoform X3 — protein: MSTLLQISINFSAALSGLHDDPCKKTQCCFGWKLLQPVNCYYSLLRTKMGCVPENGLAVAEGGFGERWSFMGLGGSRGVGGILSRKEECRRKKRGVVVRFKQGFGLNGGGGGGGGGGGGGRDNSANARLLGNLALAIGLTYLSMTGQLGWVLDAIVSIWLLAVLLPILGLGAFLWWAGRDIIQSSCPNCGNNFQIFNVICYRSSLNDELQLCPFCSQPFSVVGNKFVKDSTNFSNQSSTFGQMFNDFSPHTKKGKDSSAAVVDVEADIKDAD
- the LOC131144017 gene encoding uncharacterized protein LOC131144017 isoform X4, which translates into the protein MSTLLQISINFSAALSGLHDDPCKKTQCCFGWKLLQPVNCYYSLLRTKMGCVPENGLAVAEGGFGERWSFMGLGGSRGVGGILSRKEECRRKKRGVVVRFKQGFGLNGGGGGGGGGGGGGRDNSANARLLGNLALAIGLTYLSMTGQLGWVLDAIVSIWLLAVLLPILGLGAFLWWAGRDIIQSSCPNCGNNFQIFKSSLNDELQLCPFCSQPFSVVGNKFVKDSTNFSNQSSTFGQMFNDFSPHTKKGKDSSAAVVDVEADIKDAD
- the LOC131144017 gene encoding uncharacterized protein LOC131144017 isoform X5, with translation MSTLLQISINFSAALSGLHDDPCKKTQCCFGWKLLQPVNCYYSLLRTKMGCVPENGLAVAEGGFGERWSFMGLGGSRGVGGILSRKEECRRKKRGVVVRFKQGFGLNGGGGGGGGGGGGGRDNSANARLLGNLALAIGLTYLSMTGQLGWVLDAIVSIWCPNCGNNFQIFNVICYRSSLNDELQLCPFCSQPFSVVGNKFVKDSTNFSNQSSTFGQMFNDFSPHTKKGKDSSAAVVDVEADIKDAD
- the LOC131144017 gene encoding uncharacterized protein LOC131144017 isoform X6, encoding MSTLLQISINFSAALSGLHDDPCKKTQCCFGWKLLQPVNCYYSLLRTKMGCVPENGLAVAEGGFGERWSFMGLGGSRGVGGILSRKEECRRKKRGVVVRFKQGFGLNGGGGGGGGGGGGGRDNSANARLLGNLALAIGLTYLSMTGQLGWVLDAIVSIWCPNCGNNFQIFKSSLNDELQLCPFCSQPFSVVGNKFVKDSTNFSNQSSTFGQMFNDFSPHTKKGKDSSAAVVDVEADIKDAD